From Xylocopilactobacillus apis, a single genomic window includes:
- a CDS encoding HNH endonuclease signature motif containing protein: MLRLSPHHFIKGKKCFSICDICRDRGLEANDYFNYSSEVYAEISELVYFGANHLTKQDELELTSSKRKLIESIIAGYDDASVVVKKGISRHDLNQQIIAYENNQIQINDIGSFFDNLAQLGFQVDNLHDLQKIDYTSRMLIYNRYHNRCQYCGRKGFSIDHMKPVSSGGSNDLDNLTLSCRECNKLKRDMPYEWFVEFNLETRQINQQLVIFEHKIDLLVERKEKLSRELNAYMHRTGITVDERTTNYRDQIKAQQGLLDGLNSDYNSLRELRKSYINARFQMYKLEKRER; encoded by the coding sequence TTGCTTAGATTAAGTCCTCATCACTTTATTAAAGGAAAGAAGTGCTTTAGTATTTGTGATATTTGCCGTGATCGAGGACTTGAGGCAAACGATTATTTTAACTATAGCAGCGAGGTTTATGCTGAAATTTCTGAATTAGTTTATTTTGGTGCGAATCATTTAACTAAGCAAGATGAACTTGAATTAACATCTTCTAAGCGCAAGCTAATTGAATCCATTATTGCGGGTTATGATGATGCGAGTGTTGTAGTAAAAAAAGGGATCAGCCGCCATGATTTAAATCAGCAGATTATTGCGTACGAAAACAATCAAATTCAGATTAATGACATCGGGAGTTTTTTTGATAATTTAGCTCAGCTGGGTTTTCAGGTTGACAATCTGCATGATCTTCAAAAGATTGATTATACAAGCCGGATGCTGATTTATAACCGTTATCATAATCGGTGTCAATATTGCGGACGGAAAGGTTTTAGCATCGATCATATGAAGCCCGTCTCTAGCGGTGGGTCCAATGATTTAGATAATTTGACGTTATCGTGTCGTGAATGCAATAAGCTAAAGCGTGATATGCCTTATGAATGGTTCGTGGAATTTAACCTCGAGACCAGACAAATTAATCAGCAATTGGTGATTTTTGAACACAAAATTGATTTATTGGTTGAACGTAAGGAGAAATTAAGCCGGGAGCTTAATGCTTATATGCATCGAACTGGGATTACAGTTGATGAGAGAACTACCAATTACCGTGATCAAATTAAAGCTCAACAAGGTTTACTCGATGGGTTAAATAGTGATTATAATAGTTTAAGAGAGCTCAGAAAAAGTTACATTAATGCTCGTTTTCAAATGTATAAATTAGAAAAGAGAGAAAGATGA
- a CDS encoding DNA-3-methyladenine glycosylase I, whose protein sequence is MPKIKRCQWVKNLAPDNIEIKYHDEEWGVPVHDDQKIFEMLTLEMFQAGLSWQTILVKRANFQKAFNNFDYHEIASFDQAKIDKLMQDAGIVRNRQKITAAINNAKQFLQIQKEFKSFDNYIWHFTNYQTIDHQIDVNNPVPAKDELSIKISNDLKKRGFKFVGPVIVYSFIQSIGIINDHEVSCDFHDSTTQD, encoded by the coding sequence ATGCCGAAGATTAAACGCTGCCAATGGGTTAAAAATTTAGCTCCTGATAACATCGAAATTAAATACCACGATGAAGAATGGGGAGTCCCCGTTCATGACGATCAGAAAATATTTGAAATGTTAACTTTAGAAATGTTTCAAGCAGGTCTAAGCTGGCAGACTATCCTTGTTAAAAGAGCTAATTTTCAAAAAGCTTTTAATAACTTTGATTATCACGAAATTGCATCTTTTGATCAAGCCAAGATTGATAAACTCATGCAGGATGCGGGTATCGTTCGTAATCGCCAGAAAATTACTGCTGCCATTAACAACGCCAAACAGTTCCTTCAAATTCAAAAAGAATTTAAGAGCTTTGACAATTATATTTGGCATTTTACTAACTACCAAACAATTGACCACCAAATTGATGTCAATAACCCTGTTCCCGCTAAAGATGAACTAAGTATTAAAATCTCTAACGATCTTAAAAAACGAGGTTTTAAATTTGTCGGCCCCGTGATAGTTTACTCCTTTATTCAATCAATTGGCATCATTAATGATCATGAAGTCAGCTGTGATTTCCATGATTCCACCACTCAGGATTAG
- the dcuC gene encoding C4-dicarboxylate transporter DcuC gives MEAWLTIIISLIAVGVLVYMLLKKNDIKMTLISLGVILMYLAILMGKHLKVSVPTGSVWLDPFQDLVDKFTTTLVGPGFIILILGGYNAYMNQINANQVTIQALTKPAKKIKSVYLLVPIVFLMGNLLSLVIPSAANLAIILLATLYPVLRAAGMSRLSAAAVIATSATIVPTPLGSDNVAMAAQLKMPVTEYAFRYHAIVSVPTILAMAVIHYFWQKYQDKKNPENFSYDAELKAQEEDEPKKTADAPKEYKGFTKFIYGILPLLPIILLLLSFLINMITKQNLSLSVQIVTMISFLIAIIVDAFSKKNLQAVLKDTNVFFDGMGSVMSIVALLVAAQVFVEGLTSIGIINLIQNSMKQMTSSGVILPIIMVLFTAVIVLLSGSGVALIFAMIPLIIPLSKAAGITPQALSIPIQLSGNLLRAVSPVAAVILIVAGTTKLSPVQIIKRTWVPMVFGVIMVVIMSLIIF, from the coding sequence GTGGAAGCTTGGTTAACAATCATTATTAGTTTGATTGCGGTAGGTGTTCTGGTTTACATGTTATTAAAGAAAAATGACATCAAAATGACGCTAATTTCTTTAGGAGTAATTTTGATGTATCTAGCAATTCTGATGGGTAAGCACTTGAAAGTCAGCGTTCCAACGGGTTCAGTCTGGCTTGATCCTTTTCAGGATTTGGTAGATAAGTTTACTACGACATTAGTAGGTCCTGGATTTATAATTTTAATATTAGGCGGATATAACGCTTATATGAATCAAATTAATGCAAATCAGGTCACAATTCAGGCTTTAACAAAACCGGCTAAGAAAATTAAGTCGGTTTATTTGCTAGTCCCGATTGTTTTCTTAATGGGGAATCTTCTTTCACTAGTAATTCCAAGTGCTGCTAATTTAGCAATCATTTTGTTAGCAACCCTTTATCCGGTTTTAAGAGCAGCAGGAATGTCACGATTAAGTGCAGCAGCAGTTATTGCAACATCTGCGACAATAGTTCCAACGCCACTCGGGTCAGATAATGTTGCAATGGCGGCTCAGTTAAAAATGCCGGTCACTGAATATGCATTTCGCTATCACGCGATTGTTTCGGTCCCGACAATTTTGGCAATGGCTGTCATTCATTATTTTTGGCAGAAATATCAAGATAAGAAAAATCCTGAAAACTTTTCTTACGATGCAGAATTAAAAGCTCAAGAAGAAGATGAGCCTAAGAAAACAGCCGATGCTCCTAAAGAATATAAGGGTTTCACAAAATTTATTTATGGAATTTTGCCGTTGCTGCCAATTATTCTTTTATTACTATCATTTCTGATTAATATGATAACGAAGCAAAATTTAAGTTTAAGTGTTCAGATTGTGACGATGATTAGTTTTTTAATTGCCATAATTGTAGATGCTTTTTCAAAGAAAAATTTACAGGCGGTTTTAAAAGATACGAATGTTTTCTTCGATGGAATGGGCAGCGTCATGAGTATTGTTGCTCTTTTAGTTGCCGCTCAAGTCTTTGTCGAAGGATTAACTTCAATTGGAATTATCAATTTAATTCAAAATTCAATGAAACAGATGACAAGTTCGGGCGTGATTCTGCCAATTATCATGGTGCTCTTCACCGCAGTTATCGTTTTGCTTAGCGGCAGCGGGGTAGCATTAATTTTCGCTATGATTCCATTAATTATTCCTTTGTCCAAAGCAGCCGGGATTACACCACAGGCATTATCAATTCCAATTCAATTATCAGGTAATTTACTTCGAGCGGTGTCTCCAGTCGCTGCAGTAATTTTAATTGTTGCAGGAACGACAAAATTATCACCAGTCCAAATTATTAAACGAACTTGGGTCCCAATGGTCTTCGGGGTAATTATGGTTGTTATCATGTCTTTAATAATTTTTTAG
- a CDS encoding alpha/beta hydrolase, whose protein sequence is MALLHLNYRSKVLGLDQELSVILPESVDLEDQELTDIPVIYLLHGMGGNELTWLRNTRLARLVRHTKVAVVMPSTSLGWYTNTTYGMNYFDALAIELPEKIHEFFPQLSTNKEKNFVCGLSMGGYGAFKFAFGTNRFSYAASLSGALDLNAMDHSLIKDEQQLAYWQGIFGDIDQFSGSKNDLFTMAKEQVTHQKDLPHLFVWIGTDDPLYQSNQTAVKEFKNLGYDLKYQEARGRHEWYYWDQQLEEVLRWLPIDYIGEERLS, encoded by the coding sequence ATGGCGTTATTACATCTTAATTATCGTTCAAAAGTTTTAGGTCTAGATCAAGAACTATCAGTTATTTTACCGGAATCAGTGGATTTAGAAGATCAAGAATTAACTGATATTCCAGTTATCTATTTATTACATGGTATGGGAGGTAACGAGTTAACGTGGCTTAGAAATACCCGCTTGGCTCGCCTAGTTAGACATACTAAAGTTGCAGTTGTAATGCCATCAACAAGTCTTGGGTGGTATACGAATACAACTTATGGGATGAATTATTTTGATGCCCTAGCAATTGAACTGCCGGAGAAAATTCATGAATTCTTCCCGCAGTTATCTACCAACAAAGAGAAAAACTTTGTTTGCGGCCTTTCAATGGGTGGTTACGGGGCTTTTAAATTTGCTTTTGGTACCAACCGCTTTTCATATGCTGCATCACTTTCTGGAGCATTAGACCTCAATGCAATGGATCACAGTTTAATTAAAGATGAGCAGCAATTAGCTTATTGGCAAGGAATCTTTGGTGATATTGATCAATTTTCTGGGTCGAAAAACGATTTATTTACAATGGCAAAAGAGCAAGTAACTCATCAAAAAGATTTACCGCATCTTTTTGTTTGGATTGGCACCGATGATCCTTTGTATCAGTCAAATCAGACGGCCGTCAAAGAATTTAAAAACTTAGGCTATGATCTTAAATATCAAGAGGCAAGAGGACGGCATGAATGGTATTACTGGGATCAACAGTTGGAGGAAGTTTTACGTTGGCTGCCGATAGATTATATTGGAGAGGAACGTCTCTCATAA
- a CDS encoding Gfo/Idh/MocA family protein → MTYKLGVIGTSWITSQFVEAAQEKNQFSLTAVYSRHLESGQRLVDEFGQGTAFTDLEQFLSSDIDVVYIASPNSLHFSQTKAALLHRKNVICEKPAVADPAQLNEIKEILEADSEIFYFEAQRNLYDPNINIIKDLQEQIGTIDGASLTYMKRSSKFGAVEKGELPNVFSTEFAGGALYDLGVYAVAFAVEQFGKPQKAFYDAKMLDIDHGSDIFGLGLLKYPDFSVEIKIGKSVTSYAPTEIYGEKGTIIITNPADLTEVKLARSSKEIENLSLPTQSNPLSYEANSFYWTMYRNDRIQMFEQFEKTIAVSRILKEMRDCAGIVF, encoded by the coding sequence ATGACTTATAAATTAGGAGTAATTGGAACCAGTTGGATCACGAGTCAGTTTGTTGAAGCAGCCCAAGAAAAAAATCAATTTTCTTTAACGGCAGTCTATTCAAGGCACCTTGAATCAGGACAAAGGCTGGTGGATGAGTTTGGACAGGGCACAGCTTTTACCGATCTTGAACAGTTTTTAAGCAGTGACATTGATGTCGTCTATATCGCAAGTCCTAATAGTCTGCACTTTTCACAAACTAAGGCAGCTTTACTTCATCGTAAAAATGTAATTTGTGAGAAACCAGCAGTTGCTGATCCCGCACAATTAAATGAAATTAAGGAAATTTTAGAAGCTGATTCAGAAATCTTTTATTTTGAAGCTCAGCGCAATCTTTATGATCCAAATATAAATATCATTAAAGACTTACAAGAACAGATTGGCACAATTGATGGCGCATCGCTCACTTATATGAAGCGTTCTTCTAAATTTGGAGCGGTAGAAAAAGGTGAGCTGCCAAACGTGTTTTCAACTGAATTTGCCGGTGGCGCATTGTATGACTTGGGAGTTTATGCGGTGGCATTTGCTGTAGAGCAGTTCGGGAAGCCCCAAAAAGCTTTTTATGATGCAAAGATGCTCGATATTGATCACGGATCTGATATTTTTGGTCTAGGGCTTTTAAAATACCCTGATTTTTCAGTTGAAATAAAAATTGGTAAATCTGTTACTTCTTATGCACCAACGGAGATTTATGGCGAAAAAGGGACGATTATTATTACCAATCCCGCAGATCTAACTGAAGTAAAATTGGCACGTTCTTCAAAGGAGATCGAGAATTTATCACTACCTACACAATCCAATCCGTTAAGCTATGAAGCTAACTCATTTTATTGGACGATGTATAGAAATGATCGAATCCAGATGTTTGAACAGTTTGAAAAAACTATCGCTGTCAGCCGAATTTTAAAAGAAATGAGAGATTGCGCAGGAATCGTTTTTTAA
- a CDS encoding VOC family protein: MDIHHISLLTEDLELNIKFYTKTLGLRFVKNSVNQAYPRRRHIYYGDFMGTPGTVVTFFPVSPFQERVDGDHYWSGIHFAIPRDSLIYWRDRLQNNGFKPTVDSKHILHVLDHDGVHIQFKERSEELYDWHINYKSDIPATKQITRIIGTDLHVPNIEKTAQFFTDLMGLNVRDQKIVLGDREEISLFETPSDAPKKRWGRGSVDHFALAVESSEELHQYWDRAQENGWTRELLTDRGYFRSAYFIEPGGCRVELATINPGFTVDESLYNLGTTFSLPPILEKDRKVLTDFYAEKNVNFDEVEPYTGNGYINNQPLKPLKGDVKNMSNK, translated from the coding sequence ATGGATATTCATCATATTTCTTTATTGACAGAAGATCTTGAATTAAATATTAAATTCTATACTAAAACTTTAGGTCTTCGTTTTGTTAAAAATAGTGTTAATCAGGCTTATCCACGTCGCCGCCACATTTACTATGGCGATTTTATGGGAACTCCGGGAACAGTAGTAACGTTTTTCCCAGTCTCTCCATTTCAAGAACGAGTTGATGGCGATCATTATTGGTCGGGAATCCATTTTGCAATTCCGCGGGATTCATTGATTTACTGGCGTGACCGGCTGCAAAATAATGGTTTTAAGCCAACAGTAGATTCTAAGCACATTCTTCATGTCTTGGATCACGATGGAGTTCACATACAATTTAAAGAACGCAGCGAGGAGCTTTACGACTGGCATATTAACTATAAGTCAGATATTCCGGCGACAAAGCAAATAACTAGAATTATTGGAACCGACCTGCATGTCCCGAACATCGAAAAAACTGCTCAGTTTTTTACTGATTTAATGGGGTTAAATGTTCGGGATCAAAAAATCGTTTTAGGTGATCGAGAAGAAATCTCTTTGTTTGAAACGCCGTCCGATGCACCGAAGAAACGCTGGGGGCGAGGGTCAGTTGATCATTTTGCTTTAGCGGTTGAATCAAGCGAAGAATTGCATCAGTATTGGGATCGGGCACAAGAAAACGGTTGGACGCGGGAATTGCTAACCGATCGGGGTTATTTCCGCTCAGCTTACTTTATTGAACCTGGTGGCTGTCGCGTGGAACTGGCAACAATTAATCCAGGATTCACCGTCGATGAATCTTTGTACAATTTAGGAACGACTTTTTCACTGCCGCCGATTTTAGAGAAAGATCGGAAAGTTCTGACCGACTTTTACGCCGAAAAGAATGTTAATTTCGATGAAGTAGAGCCCTATACTGGTAATGGCTATATCAACAATCAGCCACTAAAGCCTTTAAAGGGCGATGTTAAGAATATGAGTAATAAGTAG
- a CDS encoding BspA family leucine-rich repeat surface protein, producing the protein MVAISGGGRLANPVVTDFKPVTKNKKLVRGVNGLTSVDIGAGDSQNFFAPVSAAKVTVNENGTWDSVTLNEAQKNQLGAVSLNSTVNMTKDFSFRWDLKIEPSSSSRLSDGIGFVLHPLYKPGEIIMGSQGESSYVLPAVFGREDGVNPVTDVNSRHNGQNIRSIGKNGGNLGISDLMNAIGFKVDTYYNYNSAPELTGTPYGSSLHEQDYHVVDDFFPSISGGLLNDNSFGAFVSTNNNGFAKKNALTAPLNGTAVTAKNNSDGTVNGNAMKLADNQWHPMEISYDSSTAVITVKLADPSGGVTWKKVLSAGEKAVVADRSNWGFAILGSTGDGYEGHYIKNVSGSFTPGDPVVTTRYIDETGTDLQTSVTTIYEDWQREHPGSTVFTDSSSPETIVKNGKTYKRAQVNRTVFSNGLRINKRIGTPGSDGTVTTAGTSMTVNTNFDGVVFVNYVYRQVLSAGDVTTDLQLSSDGTNFAKTVDIHPGDEITFKYTAKNNTLPIWEKVTAVQSLGGLFKPKGTLPSGVTESGGLLYVPLNYGSNNSLQLGETGTNTVKLKYEGVEKASLTANDAGQITITKNPATPGVPKTSTIVSKVSIYDQSNQLIDDSGNPIYGSYFYNADNANAPLAGTERVYNTANYAPMTDSVTVNDQGWWNVDSSNVLTIYPHELNASADWEPFPTVGNPYFQNWPWDPYRSQITKTVIKSGVTAKESLSQLFYPLENMTTIEGLEDLDTSEVTDMYFMFSQCNSLINLNVSNFNTSKVTNMNSMFWNCNSLTSLDVKNFDTHSVTDMSEMFYSCGKITNLEVKDFDTSKVTSMRRMFLGCESLTSLDVTGFDTSKVTGMLGMFNNCSSITNLDLRSFDTSKVTDMSSMFGYCTSLSDLKWNTTNFNTSNVTNMQMMFRDCSSLKNIDVSHFDTSKVTNVNYMFNGCTSLASLDLSSFDLTNVVHKGSLNHVESGYNEMLSDTPELWKLTLGPNTKFPDVTVSGTLVSANLADPTPGTPINDLAKPVPPNPQYYVTNAQWREASTDDFLHEPDGAAKTAAEIMSESATANRKRTYVWDQIGKQTLEATPGNIDLGTHAGHLKNQEYKSSAQNLKLTDNRNARAGKNWQITAEVSKPFKHATDQTKVINGDPLYYHDTTSGTKTHLTSTAQVLYSGIATSDYQDVKNYPWDLSFKASPSDIPKAGKYNATVTFTLINATP; encoded by the coding sequence ATGGTAGCGATTTCAGGGGGGGGGCGCTTAGCTAATCCCGTTGTAACTGATTTTAAACCAGTTACAAAAAACAAAAAGTTAGTCCGAGGTGTTAACGGACTAACTTCAGTTGATATTGGGGCAGGAGATTCACAGAACTTTTTTGCACCGGTATCGGCAGCAAAGGTAACAGTTAATGAAAATGGGACGTGGGATTCTGTAACTTTAAATGAAGCTCAAAAGAATCAGTTAGGCGCAGTTTCTTTAAACTCAACCGTTAACATGACTAAGGATTTTTCTTTTAGATGGGATCTGAAAATAGAGCCATCTTCTTCAAGTAGATTGTCCGATGGAATCGGATTTGTTTTACATCCACTTTATAAACCGGGAGAAATAATTATGGGATCTCAAGGCGAGAGCTCATATGTATTGCCGGCTGTTTTTGGCAGAGAAGATGGAGTTAACCCTGTAACTGATGTTAATAGTCGACATAATGGCCAAAATATTCGATCCATCGGAAAAAACGGTGGTAACCTTGGAATTTCCGATTTAATGAATGCTATTGGTTTTAAGGTTGATACTTACTACAACTACAATTCAGCACCTGAGTTGACTGGAACGCCTTATGGGAGCTCTTTACATGAGCAAGATTATCACGTCGTAGATGATTTTTTTCCAAGTATTTCGGGTGGACTTTTAAATGATAATAGTTTTGGAGCATTTGTCTCAACTAATAATAATGGTTTTGCAAAGAAAAATGCTTTGACAGCCCCGTTAAATGGTACTGCAGTTACGGCAAAAAATAATTCTGATGGGACGGTTAACGGTAATGCAATGAAACTTGCCGACAATCAGTGGCATCCGATGGAAATTAGTTACGATTCTTCAACTGCGGTGATTACTGTTAAATTAGCCGATCCTTCAGGCGGAGTAACTTGGAAGAAAGTCCTCTCAGCTGGTGAAAAGGCGGTTGTTGCTGATCGAAGCAATTGGGGATTTGCAATTTTAGGATCGACTGGTGATGGTTACGAAGGTCATTATATTAAAAATGTTAGTGGTTCATTCACACCCGGAGATCCGGTTGTTACAACTCGTTATATTGACGAAACTGGAACTGACCTTCAGACTTCAGTTACTACAATTTATGAAGATTGGCAAAGGGAACACCCGGGGTCAACCGTGTTTACTGATAGCAGCAGCCCAGAGACGATTGTTAAAAATGGTAAAACTTACAAACGAGCTCAAGTAAATAGAACTGTTTTTAGTAATGGATTAAGAATCAATAAACGAATCGGGACTCCCGGTAGTGACGGTACGGTAACTACAGCTGGAACTTCTATGACGGTTAATACTAATTTTGATGGAGTAGTTTTTGTCAATTACGTTTATCGTCAAGTTTTATCGGCTGGTGATGTTACAACCGATCTGCAGCTAAGCTCAGATGGGACGAATTTTGCTAAAACCGTTGATATTCACCCAGGAGACGAAATCACATTTAAATATACAGCAAAAAATAATACTCTGCCGATTTGGGAGAAAGTGACGGCAGTGCAGTCTTTAGGTGGATTATTTAAACCTAAAGGAACATTGCCAAGTGGAGTAACTGAAAGTGGCGGTTTGTTATACGTTCCTTTGAATTACGGATCAAATAACAGCTTACAATTAGGCGAGACTGGTACTAATACGGTTAAGTTGAAGTATGAAGGAGTCGAAAAAGCCAGCCTTACTGCTAATGACGCGGGACAAATTACGATCACTAAAAATCCTGCGACACCAGGAGTACCAAAGACGTCAACTATTGTCTCAAAGGTCTCAATCTACGATCAGTCCAATCAGTTGATTGATGATAGCGGTAATCCAATTTACGGGTCATATTTCTATAATGCTGATAACGCTAACGCACCTTTGGCTGGTACTGAAAGAGTGTACAATACAGCCAATTACGCTCCCATGACTGATTCAGTGACAGTAAATGATCAGGGCTGGTGGAACGTTGATAGCAGTAATGTCTTGACGATCTATCCGCATGAGTTGAATGCTAGTGCCGATTGGGAACCTTTTCCAACAGTTGGCAATCCTTACTTTCAAAATTGGCCGTGGGATCCTTATCGGAGTCAAATAACTAAAACAGTAATCAAATCAGGAGTAACAGCAAAAGAAAGCCTATCACAACTATTTTATCCTCTTGAAAATATGACTACGATTGAAGGTCTTGAGGATCTCGATACCAGTGAAGTGACGGACATGTACTTCATGTTCAGCCAATGTAATTCCTTAATCAATTTAAATGTTAGTAACTTTAATACAAGTAAGGTTACTAATATGAATAGCATGTTTTGGAACTGTAATTCGTTAACCAGTCTTGATGTGAAGAATTTCGATACCCATAGTGTTACTGATATGAGTGAAATGTTTTATTCATGTGGAAAGATAACCAATTTAGAAGTGAAGGATTTTGATACTTCTAAAGTTACTTCAATGAGAAGAATGTTTTTAGGGTGTGAGTCACTAACTAGTTTAGATGTAACAGGCTTTGATACAAGTAAAGTTACTGGTATGTTGGGAATGTTTAATAACTGTTCATCGATAACAAACCTTGATTTAAGAAGTTTTGATACCAGTAAAGTAACTGATATGTCATCGATGTTTGGTTATTGTACCTCTTTATCTGACTTGAAATGGAACACAACAAATTTTAATACAAGTAATGTTACTAATATGCAAATGATGTTTCGCGATTGTAGTTCATTAAAGAATATTGATGTAAGCCATTTTGATACTAGTAAAGTAACGAATGTTAACTATATGTTTAATGGTTGTACGTCTTTAGCGAGTCTTGATTTGAGCAGTTTTGACCTGACTAATGTTGTTCACAAAGGGAGTTTAAATCATGTGGAGAGCGGATACAATGAGATGTTGTCAGATACTCCTGAACTTTGGAAATTAACGCTTGGACCAAATACAAAATTTCCAGATGTTACTGTTAGCGGGACGTTGGTCTCTGCAAATTTGGCAGATCCAACGCCTGGAACACCAATTAACGATCTCGCTAAACCGGTACCGCCTAATCCGCAATATTACGTTACGAATGCTCAGTGGCGGGAGGCAAGCACTGATGATTTCCTGCATGAGCCAGACGGAGCAGCGAAGACCGCAGCTGAAATTATGAGTGAATCGGCGACGGCTAATCGCAAGCGGACATACGTTTGGGATCAAATTGGTAAGCAGACTTTAGAAGCAACGCCAGGCAACATTGATCTGGGAACTCATGCGGGACATTTAAAAAATCAAGAATACAAAAGTTCAGCGCAGAATTTGAAATTAACCGATAACCGAAATGCGAGAGCGGGGAAGAATTGGCAGATAACAGCGGAGGTGTCAAAGCCGTTTAAGCACGCAACAGATCAGACCAAAGTAATTAATGGCGATCCGCTTTATTATCATGACACGACCTCAGGGACGAAGACACATTTAACTTCTACAGCGCAAGTTCTATATAGCGGAATTGCGACAAGCGACTATCAGGACGTCAAGAATTATCCATGGGATTTGAGTTTTAAGGCAAGTCCGAGTGATATCCCAAAAGCAGGGAAATACAATGCAACGGTGACATTTACCTTAATTAATGCAACGCCGTAG
- a CDS encoding shikimate kinase: MENAEEKETIVLMGFSSIFQSRIGSHLADQLEVPFYDLNEEVEKLLQRLPPDQVNEIGWDEINTVEKTVLADLITKKGAVIAANSDLVDDEESFNILKYSDTAIIYLHGRFTETVAKFIASQLFSSEKIEQWVTDIFQILWQVRDQEYRSIADLMVEIDGKEPEQVAREIAEFITMEVGEDDLF, from the coding sequence ATGGAAAATGCAGAAGAAAAAGAAACAATAGTACTTATGGGCTTCTCTTCGATATTTCAAAGCAGGATCGGGAGCCATTTGGCAGATCAGCTGGAAGTTCCTTTTTATGATCTTAATGAAGAGGTCGAAAAACTTCTCCAACGTCTCCCTCCTGACCAAGTAAATGAAATTGGCTGGGATGAGATTAATACGGTCGAAAAGACCGTTTTAGCTGATTTGATTACGAAAAAAGGAGCAGTAATTGCAGCAAATTCTGATTTAGTTGATGACGAAGAAAGCTTCAATATTTTAAAATATTCTGATACAGCAATCATTTATTTACACGGGCGTTTTACTGAAACGGTTGCTAAGTTTATTGCGTCACAATTATTTTCCAGTGAAAAAATTGAGCAATGGGTCACTGATATTTTTCAAATTTTATGGCAGGTTAGAGATCAAGAATATCGAAGTATTGCTGATTTAATGGTCGAAATAGACGGGAAGGAACCCGAGCAGGTTGCTAGAGAAATTGCTGAATTTATCACGATGGAAGTTGGCGAAGACGACTTATTTTAG
- the rfbB gene encoding dTDP-glucose 4,6-dehydratase — protein MKILVTGGLGFIGSNFICYHQEHYPNDYIVNIDALTYASNTDNLAGINQNNYQFYNANILDQGLLQEIIQGSKIDLIVNFAAESHVDRSIDNPEVFVKTNVEGTFSLLELAYLDQLRLIQISTDEVYGTLPPDEYALETAALSPSSPYAASKASADLLALSYHKTYGLKLNIIRSTNNYGPFQHLEKFIPKTITHCLSQKPIPVYGTGKNMRDWLYVEDNVRAIELVIHHGKDGEIYNVGANNEISNLEVVDSILKELGADRSLVNFVDDRPGHDLRYGVDVKKITALGWQQKYAFADGLKKTIEWYQTNPEWWNHGNHS, from the coding sequence ATGAAAATTTTAGTAACTGGCGGCCTAGGATTTATCGGCTCTAATTTTATTTGCTATCATCAAGAACATTATCCCAACGATTATATTGTTAATATCGATGCCTTAACCTATGCTTCAAATACAGATAATTTAGCTGGAATTAATCAAAATAATTATCAATTTTATAATGCCAATATTCTTGACCAAGGATTATTACAAGAGATTATTCAAGGATCCAAAATTGATCTCATTGTGAATTTTGCAGCAGAGTCCCATGTTGATCGATCTATTGATAATCCGGAAGTTTTTGTTAAAACTAACGTTGAGGGAACTTTCTCTTTGTTGGAATTGGCCTACCTTGATCAATTGCGCTTAATTCAGATCTCGACTGATGAAGTTTATGGCACTTTGCCGCCTGATGAATATGCCTTGGAAACAGCTGCTTTAAGCCCTAGTTCTCCTTATGCAGCCAGTAAAGCGTCAGCTGATCTTTTGGCGTTATCTTATCACAAAACTTACGGTTTAAAACTAAATATTATTCGATCGACTAACAATTACGGGCCTTTTCAGCATTTGGAGAAATTTATTCCCAAAACAATCACTCACTGCCTAAGTCAAAAACCAATTCCCGTCTATGGAACTGGTAAAAATATGCGAGATTGGCTTTATGTAGAAGATAACGTGCGGGCAATTGAACTGGTCATTCATCATGGCAAAGATGGCGAGATTTATAATGTTGGTGCTAATAATGAGATTTCTAACCTTGAGGTAGTAGATTCAATTCTCAAAGAATTAGGAGCAGATCGTAGTTTAGTGAATTTTGTAGATGATCGGCCGGGACACGATTTAAGATATGGAGTTGATGTTAAAAAAATTACTGCCTTAGGCTGGCAGCAAAAGTATGCTTTTGCTGATGGGCTAAAAAAAACGATCGAGTGGTATCAAACTAATCCTGAGTGGTGGAATCATGGAAATCACAGCTGA